The Peptacetobacter hiranonis DNA window ATATGGAGTTGAACAGCTTTCATTAAGAAAAGTAGCTCAAGTGTGTAATGTAAGCCATTCTGCTCCGTATAGCCATTTTAAAAATAAAGATGAGTTAATTTCAGCTATGCAAAAGTATATTACAGATCAATTTTCAGAAAAATTATTAAATACTGTTTCTCTTTATTCAAATCAATCTAATTTTTTATTAGAATTTGGTAAAACATATATTTTATTTTTTTTAGAAAATCCACAATATTTTTCATTTTTATTTACACAAAATTCTATAAGTATTGATTTAGATATTAATAGTTTTACAGAAGAGAATTATAAACCATTTCTAATATATAAAGAACAACTGTTAAAACAACTTGCATCTTTAAATATATCTGATGAAAAAAAACAAAATTATATTATTTCATTATTTGCTTATATACATGGTATTACTTCTTTGGCAACAATGGAAAATGTAAGGCATACATTCGATTGGAGTAAAAAACTTGATGATTTAATTTGTCTATTTTCTATTGAAGGGTAGGTGAAATTATGTTAGGTGTTTTTTTTAGTGGAACAGGAAATACTGAATATTGTGTTAGACTTTTATCTTCTTTATTAGATGAATCTTATGAAATTGTTTCTTTAGAAAATCCATCATCTATAAAAAAGATTGAAGAGCGGGATACAATTATTTTCGGTTATCCTATACAGTATTCTAATATTCCCTATTTTGTAAGAGAGTTTATAATAAAAAATTCATTTTTATGGAAAAATAAGAAAATTATATGTTTAGCTACAATGGGGGCCTTTAGTGGCGATGGTGCTGGATGTTCAGCAAGGCTATTTAAAAAATATGGGGCAATAATCTTAGGTGGTTTACATATAAAAATGCCTGATTCTGTATGTGATAGTCCTTTACTCAAAAAAAATACACAAGAGAAAGAAATAATAATTAAAAATGCAACTGAAAAAATAAAACTCATTGCAAATAATATAAAAAATAAAATATATCCTAATGATGGTTTATCTTCTATATCTCATATAATTGGTCTTTTAGGTCAACGACTTTGGTTTTTCCATAAAACGAAAACTTATAGTAATAATTTGACTATTAATGAAAATTGTATTGGTTGTGGCTTGTGTTCAAAAATTTGCCCTACTCAAAATATAAGTATAGTAAATCTAAAAGCTATTGGAGGTAATAAATGTACTCTGTGCTATCGTTGTGTAAGTAACTGCCCACAAAAGGCAATTACTATTCTAGGGAAAAAAGTAATTGAACAGTATAAACTAGATAATTATATATAAAATAGAAGAGGAGAATGCAAATTTTTCATTCTCCTCTTCTATTTACTATTTTCCTTCTAGCTCTAATCTCATTTTTTCCATTTCATAACATTCATATTTTCTCCAAGCGTATGAATCTGGGTCAATTCCATGTTCTAATCCAAGTCTAACCTGTTCCATCTGGTTAGCAAAAAGCTTTCTTTCTGTGTATGGAGAGATATCTACTCCATTTTCAAGACCTTTTCTAATCTGCTCCATAACAGAAGTGTATATATTAGATTTTGCGTATTTACTTACATCTACACCACTTTCAAGTCCCATTCTAATCTGCTCCATCTGGCTCCAGATAAATTTATCTGTTGCATAAACAGAAACATCGTACCCATCTTCAAGACCTCTTCTGATTTCATACATCTGGTTAGAATCTAATCTATGATCTATATAGAAAGAAATATCTAATCCTTCTTTTAACCCCATTCTTATCTCATACATCTGTTCAAATTTGTATTCAGGCTTAGCATAAACATCGACGTCGATGCCTTCTTTTAAGCCTAAATCTATCTGATAAAGCTGATCCCCATTAAACACATCTAAATGATAGTAGTCTACTATTGTTTTTGATTCCATAAAATGCACCTCATTACACTAATTTGTACTTCAAATTTTTAAATTTATTAATTATAGTATATCACACTATTAACCAAATTTTATGCTGTTTTATTTTATGATTTAATAAAGTTTTGTTTTTATAATAATTTTCTGAAAATTAACTATCATATATTGAAAAATAAATTTCACAGTACTATAATAATAATTACAAATATAAGATAATTTTTGAAAGGTCGTGATTTTATGCGTAAAAATGATTCTAATGTGCTTCCTGATACTATTAGCGATAAAATCAGAAAATCAGTATCATCAAGAAATTACGAGCTTGCAGACTACCAATATCAAAGAATCATGGAAAGCATTTACGATTTTGAACAATATTTAGACAAAGATAAAGAGGTTGCTCTATATCTTACTAATTTCGGTGAAAGCGTCCTTATGCATATAACTGATATTGGATACAGCAATCCATCACTTATCCACTACTTCGGATACGTAAATGGAAACTATGCTGAACTAATCCAACACGTTTCTCAAATCAATTTCTTAATTACATCAGCTCCAAAATTGGACGATGAAAAACCAGCAAGAAGAATTGGATTTAAGAACAATGTTGGTGAAGAATTTGTAGAACCTTCAAAAGAAGACCTTGAAGACTACGAAGCGCTGATGAAAGAAAGCAGAACAAACTTCTAAAATAAATTAATACTCTTAAAAAACTTAACACGATTAAAAGAAGGCTGTTGCAACTGCAACAGCCTTTTTAATACTTTCCTATAGATAGTATAATTATAAAATTTAATTAGCTAGCTTTTGGTATTGCATAATAACAAACTTCCATCGACAACTCGGTTTGAAGCTAGTAAAAAATAGGACAAGATATATAACTGCCAGCCAGCGACAATGCAACTTGATTGCCTGGAGCGGATGGTAGTTATAATCTTGTCCTTTCATTTTAATTAACTTTTCCGAAGTTTTCCTAAAAGTTATATCACGCTTTTATTTTTCATTTACCTTTTTCATAGCATTGTATCCCATGAATACTACCCATACATATGCTAATGTTTTAGGCATCATTAGTGCTCCAACTATTGGAATAGTTTTAGCAAATAGTACAACTGGAATATAGAATCCAAAGCTTAATGTTACTGCAAGCCACATATTTTTGAAACTTAAATCGTTAAATTCTCTTGTCTTTTTAAAGAATATTACTATTATAACTAATCCCATTATTGCAAATGGTATGTTTCTGTATATTCCCCAAATTTCTGGTGCATTTGGAGATAACCAATCATTCTGTGGGAATAGGCAAAGTATTATTCTTATCGCTGCTAATGCATAAACTGCGAATTTAAGACCTTTATC harbors:
- a CDS encoding DUF6173 family protein — encoded protein: MRKNDSNVLPDTISDKIRKSVSSRNYELADYQYQRIMESIYDFEQYLDKDKEVALYLTNFGESVLMHITDIGYSNPSLIHYFGYVNGNYAELIQHVSQINFLITSAPKLDDEKPARRIGFKNNVGEEFVEPSKEDLEDYEALMKESRTNF
- a CDS encoding TetR/AcrR family transcriptional regulator, with product MKNSTYHHINLKNELIEKGIDLVNKYGVEQLSLRKVAQVCNVSHSAPYSHFKNKDELISAMQKYITDQFSEKLLNTVSLYSNQSNFLLEFGKTYILFFLENPQYFSFLFTQNSISIDLDINSFTEENYKPFLIYKEQLLKQLASLNISDEKKQNYIISLFAYIHGITSLATMENVRHTFDWSKKLDDLICLFSIEG
- a CDS encoding EFR1 family ferrodoxin (N-terminal region resembles flavodoxins. C-terminal ferrodoxin region binds two 4Fe-4S clusters.), which gives rise to MLGVFFSGTGNTEYCVRLLSSLLDESYEIVSLENPSSIKKIEERDTIIFGYPIQYSNIPYFVREFIIKNSFLWKNKKIICLATMGAFSGDGAGCSARLFKKYGAIILGGLHIKMPDSVCDSPLLKKNTQEKEIIIKNATEKIKLIANNIKNKIYPNDGLSSISHIIGLLGQRLWFFHKTKTYSNNLTINENCIGCGLCSKICPTQNISIVNLKAIGGNKCTLCYRCVSNCPQKAITILGKKVIEQYKLDNYI